A window of Malania oleifera isolate guangnan ecotype guangnan chromosome 2, ASM2987363v1, whole genome shotgun sequence genomic DNA:
aaagggggagaagaggcaaaattgggtacttgaaaaatgtttgcactgttaaatctttaacattatgcatattgtcacggggagcctttcaaggttgtacccactcttgcatagtgtatttgtcatcatcaaaaagggagagaatgttgaccttataggtcatacacggttttgataatgataaatactcaggtatttaatgtctatcaaatttgtgtgcaggtccatatgagcagatcacttgatggcatatgaaaactccaagtctaaagacccaaaagatttattttttattgtaatctatattattGCTCTAtttggatctgtaatagtaacataggcaaaggtctataataatctgcatatcatgcatgtaagttctaataagctcaaaagaccttagaaagaccttagaaagaccttaggtccttgtactaatcacttatattatcggggggaaacaattgaattgaaataggacatAAAGGGCCAAATTTGTGTggtttcaggcgaccaaacccttggtgttcaaaacacctcgggcgaccaaacacttGACCAGTTAAAAGGTTGACTTgatttcgggcgaccgaaccaaaaataaACGTACCgtcctcagtcaactgaaccttgaTTGTGaattttcccaccaactcggcaatCCGAACTTATACGTTCAAAAAGGCCTCAGGTGATCGAACTCAGGACCGGGCAACCAAAACGCGAACAAAATGAAAATCGCATTcggtcagccaaccgaaccttaactcaggcacccgaacttcgaAAAACAACTTTTTCATTAAGTCTGCtcaagcgaccgaaccatggatcgggcacccgaaactctcgggttgttttatatttttaccacagttaagaaagttaaacagggttaattttgctaaacctttttaaaacaagtttaataataccctatgtgtccccaacggtttTAAGTTTCACCTTTTCTAtaaataggggttcatttgcatggattagaaaataattagcaaattgattagtgagaaatcctctaaaaatttccaaagcctatattgttcatactactcccaaatactctcctatttcatattccttgattattcaagcctagagagagtgtttaaatTATTTGTGCTCCATTTTAAATAGCTCTTAACTCTCATTTGAAatttgtgttgattgatttttatcttgagagttaggctagagtatttcccactgatttgaataaataaatcttgtgtgggaaaactcattagcttcagggtctttgcattgacattgcaagattccttaagttttatttttatgtgcaaaatattttacaagcttgatttcaaacaactcttgtgcttgctacatttgagaaaatacttttgagtttgtttgaatattattgctagcatctttgaaacaataatccatcattgagatttggtatacttggttttcaaagattagcttgtaaaaACATTCTTTTGCTTAACTTAAGAATAATGACTATACTGAGTGTTGTTTTCACATATACATCGTTGAACTTATTATTCTTACATATTTGGTGTGTTCTGATTAATATCATTGGTACAAATCTGTTTGATTAAGAAGCATATTATTTGTACGCATCCTGttttgaaatactgttgtattccaagcgtgacctgagggggcggtaatctagcctgaAAGAATTGATTgtgtagattgaggtcagccatgtgctaattgatctggttgtattaggtgccgctccacctgttaagtgagcttatagtgtaatccttgtacttgtgagccaaggcgaggacgtaggcagtttgccgaacctggataacatttctagtgtcgtttccatttactgctttattgtgcatgcttaattaaattacttgtgtagtttaattttcgctgaatatttatattaatttatcttacatgcattagattgaccttaggcttgtacaatactgctgttagtggattaACATaaggaattaaattttaaaatactaatcacccctccccccttttgggattacaataaagctaacaGTCACTAAAAGTGTAATTCCGTCACTATAACTCACTCTATTTTTGGATTGAAAATCGTTATTAAAGACAtaccattagtgatggtttagaaaccgtcactattgtTAACTTTCAACGATGATTCGCAACTGTCACTACTAAAAACAAACAGGCTTGTTTGTTTTCTCACTAAATGTCAAGGATGACTCGTGTCTTTCTACTAATCTTTAGATTAGGTTTGTACAATTTTCAAATTGTAAAAGACAGCTATGTCTTTTTACTAAACCTAAAGAGACATTTGTAGAAATGTATTTTGCCCAAATATTAACCATCGAGTTAGAATCTTGATTAGTAGCATTACCAAAATTAATGCAAATCattagcaaattttttttttttttttttgaaaactatgaaatttcttctttaaCACTAAGttagaaatcaaaaaatgaaaacccaCAAATATTGAATACAGATTGACTTCAACTTTAGTCAAGCTGGAAATTAAAATGTGTTTTCTCATTATATCtgttaaaattggtgtattcccaaaaggggggatgaattggaatttaaaaactttttcttaGGTTTGAACTAAATAGCACTAGTACATTCACAACTTAGGATCtatctatgcagttccaatacGCGGAAATAAATATaacgtggaaattaaatcatgcgcaacattcacactataacatacacgtgcggaagTATAAactgcggaaatataaataatgcacacatgatatgttatcggggttcaaccaactgtgcctacatccccgcctctagctcataAGCCCGAGAaatccactaatagctcacttaacgggtggagtggcacctaatacaatcaggtcaataagcacagggctgacctcaacctttacaactaagtcaattagcggggttgacctcaacctataccttaccaggatggtgcacctaactttcctaaccgggtctaagccaattcgggactatttcacagggctagtctccctcttcaggcccgtgcttggaaatacaacagatttgctcccaatgaaatggtacagtgattatgctttcatgtaaagcagatgtgtacccaattacatgcaatcacatacaccaacaaatgatataatgaagtaagctcaatgtggtcttagatgtctactctcaaatatatttgcaattgttgtaatcagtgcgtgagagtgcaaatcggtataatctttgtatcacaaaatgtattcaatctaagtgctcaacgAAAGATATCagtcaaataatataaatatttcaatcaccagattttctcaatcgtatgatgctcaagtaatgtatatgtttggtttgcaaaaagattttaatctttatattcaataaaaaatataaatcaatgaatattgcagcaaagatttttatcacataaacaaatatcttttcaaaggtttGTCAAGATAAAatacacaagatatttgaaaattttttaaaaagattttgcaaccaaaatgaaatacgaacttcacaagatattgcaatgaatatgcaatactcagaagttcaatAGAAGTCTTCTTAGAAGAgatttattaacaaagtctcctaagaatacttaaggttttgctctcaaaaaaAATTCgtatcaatcaagcacaacacttaggagagcaaacctaatcAACATTCAAAACAACTTACAAAAGATTTTTGGCAATATAAGAAGGTAAGAATAAGTGTATGGAGCTCAGAAATGAGTAGTATGAATTTTGGACtttgagagaaaatttgctaatctaGTTTTCTAATCtccttgctaattattccaaatgaaggggtatttatagacatccccacaaatataaccattaaggacacaagtggaataattagaaaagttttaataatatttaattaatttaacctcgtttaaaatagttaaccgcagtaaaaaattcggaccaacccgagagcatcggtcgatCAAGacaagttcgattgaccgaagttcttggaattcagtcgactgggcaagaaatgaactgggagttcagtcgaccagacttaTATGTTCAAAGACGATTTTCCCATTTagcgagattcggtcgaccaggaccatTCTGAACCGAGccggtcggtcgaccagaccgttgagctCCCACACGTGAGAACTCGGTCAATCAGGTTGGTGGAATGTAATTTTCTCTCGGTCAACCAGGAGGTCAaaagtcaataaagttgacccCTAGGGTGTTCGATCAACCGAGGCCAAATGAACTaaaagagttcggtcgaccaggctgtgGTCAACCAATTGACCCGGTCCAAGGTCAGTCAACCGGGGGGCATTTGTACCTTGGGGTACGGTCGAccaaaggtgcacattttgtacATTTCAATTCTTTTTAAACATGCAATTGCCCTACTTAAATGACCAACATATATTTGTGCAATAGTGAGTATTCTAAgatcatttctaggtctttttgaagacaccgaaaaaatccggcatcggtcgaccataatccctaaggtctttctaagatcattttcattttgagcttacatattaaatcatgcaggtgatgcatgcaattattacaagtcaggccctatttactattacaaatcttttgcataaaaatgaaatacaattcaacagaaattgggtcttcaacttcaatctctctttgtgcattatgatctgtcaattagagttcctgcacataacctcaaacaccaaTTAAATATagcaggtatttgtcattatcaaaaccgagcgtgacctataagatcaacaataTCTCTTGATGGTGTCAATCCTTTGCACGTCTTCCCTTGTGTAATTAAACTCCGAAGTTTATGTAAGCTCACAAATAGTTTATTTTAAGTCAAAATGACTCTCATTCTATTTTTCTAAAAATGAAGTGAATCAAGAGCTTACATTCCaattgtttttaaaatcattatgCGCCTATGACATTTAATCTGcttacaatttttaaaaaaaagttattaTTTTTTCCATATTGCACATGCAACATATGCAggattttaaaaaagaaaaaaatagttaGTGACCAGCCTCacgaattttaaattaaaaaaactcACTTTTTTTCTCATCAGACACAAAATCTCCAAACCTGCACGAGTGATAATATTAAATTTCTCAACAAAAATTTCAACTATAAAATTTCTACTACTataaacataatatttatttttaaaactatttgttccatttttttattttcgctcaaacaaaaataaacaaatatttttaGAAGAATCAAACCACTAGCAGGATCCAAaatatcatttttctttcattcGCGACCTTTCACTCTTTTCTAGAAGAAGATAGGCCGATTCTTTAAATtagatattttttaatttttaaaaagacACTATTACTCTTACTAAATTTGACAATTTTCTTTGTACAACTCAAATTTAAAAGTGATCATGGCTACGATAATCTCGATATAAATAACTATTTTAATCTCGGTTGTCATTTTCTTacgttttattttaaaattaaattttttttaaaaaaaaaagtcttaaAATGCAAACCTAAGATCAAATCCTACTCTACCCAATCTCCATGTCCTACCTATAAAACAAAAACACTGCCCAATAAAATGCCACTCTGATTAGGTCAACCAAACCCTTGATTACCTACATTCTCCAATACGTGGACGGCAGAGATCAACCAAGCACACTGCCCATGTGTAAACATGGACGGCTAAGATCAACGCAGTGGAAGACAAATAGATTAGATTGAGGTAGCCAAACCTTAAAGAAAAAGATCCAGCCGTTAAGTAGCGTCCACGTATAAAGTATTAAACTAATAAATGAGATCAACCTTAAAGATTTTCTTGTGCTTACGAGGTGCCAAATAGGCTTCCACGTGTCCTATGTTGAAGATCCCCAGCCCAAATCTGCCCTCGTAATCCTAAATGAGCTGTCGTTGGAGAAAGCAGACAAGATTTGCCcacattaaaataaataaataaataaataaaaattaatgcaaTGCTGATTTCCTTCTCTACTtttgtttgattaaaaaaatagcaTATattattcaaattaaaattttaaaattttatttcatacATTTTATTATGTTTGACCGTTTTATACTCGACAAATTATCTTTCACTAATCACTGTGTTTGTATACAACTTGTTCTATGTTCATAAAATATCAAACAGTAAATAATTTACGAATTTAAATTTAGTCCATCATTTAGTTAATATTAAATGTGTATTATTGTATAATTATGTTACTATTTAAaatcttttttataaaaaatctTGACTGCGTTTTGGTCCTAAAAGATCCTTCCATTCCATCAACAATAATTACCTAACTATTATatacaaaagtttttaaattttcaaaattatatcttaaaataaaataattgtaatGAAGAAATAGTTAATTATGGCCGACCAAGGATATAATTACTTAAATTTTTAATAGTCTACtcactattattttaaaataacaaatttaaagaTAGATTATCATCATAATTTTCTTCTAAATGAGAGATTAAGATTTTAAGTAATTTTAAGAACTTTAGAGAGAATTTATTATTGTCCTTTACATTACTGTTCTATATATTCAACCAATGAAAATTTATAACATATGAAAAAATTTCCTTATATATTCAATATTTCTTCTCTTGGGAATTctgaatatttctaagtccatgaaagttttcctaaataaattagttttaaatgagatttttcagagtttaaaaataaatgtatCTAGGAAgagaattaattaaaattttatacatAAAAAAAGCCCAATTTGATTAAATAAGTTTTTCTTAATCATTGGATTAATTAGTTTCATAAACACACATTCCAACTATGGTTTGCACTTGTGTTGAATTTATATATACATCCATAAAAGATCGATCCATGCGCATCCTAATAATGTATTACTTTCTGTTTATTTAGTACGTATTAAATGTGTGTTAATTATATGATCATGTTATTATTAACttgaaatattaattttatttaattatgttcTAAAAAGGCCCCTTAGTCAATAATTatctaaattatatatatatatatatatatatatatatgaaaatcttaaaattctatttaaaaatatatttcaaaataaaaaagtgCAAGAGCGAAGATTATTGGGATATTTGCGCACTTTATTGCccttgttatatatataaaaaatattttgtcacTCTTGGGGAAAGGACCACCTCTCCACTCACTTAAAACGTAATtactaaaattattaaaaagtttaatattaaaaaataaaaataaaaataaaaataaaaaacccagcTATAGAATGTCAAAAGAGATGAGAGAAAAGAGTTGCAAATATATATGATGAAAAGTTGGATCATACGGCTCTTAGAATTCTTATTGCTCATATCATgatcaaaatattttattgattaaaatttaaaatttttattttaaaagtgtCAATTTCAAATATAGAGAATGATGGAAGGACAGATgaaatcaaaaattttaataaaattttacattatattttattcaaatataatgcaaatttaaatttgagaCCTTTTCAAAAATAGGGTTAGTTGCGTTTGAAGTATGAATTTTGAGATTTGGATTTGAATGTGTATAGATTTGGAAGAAATGAGTAcaattttgtactatattttattcaaaaccaCATAAATCTAAATCTAAGATCCCAATTCTATACTCACAAACACAAAATAACAATTTACTACCCTAATGTTCCATTTGGCTCCCTAAATACCCATTTTTAAGAATAGATAACTTATAATGGTCAGTTATAATTAATTTTACAAACTTATATTATAatcataaagcaaataacaaaGAGAAACTTCTATCATTCCTTAACAAGGAATAGAATAGGAATAACTATTCTAAAATTTTACCATATGAAtctctattcctttcttattacatatTCCATGAAATAAGAAGCAATATacgaataataattattttatgaCTTGAGGATTATTCTAAATGAGAACTTTAGAAAGTTAGAGACTCCCACAACAATTTGTCACTATAAATTTCCTCCAAATAAGAGCTTCAGATTCTCTCTTTAGAGAGTGGAGGAGTTATTGGGCGATATATTTCTTTAATAAACGGATTACAATCTCGTGATCATTATGAATTCACATGTTTTCATACACACATACAAAAAACAACTAAAATAGCACAAACCCTTCTCCTTGATCATGTCAGGACTTCTTTCTTTTCACGGTCTTGTCACGAACTTCTCCTTGATCATGTCAGGACTTCTTTCTTTTCACGGTCTTGTCACGAACTTGTGACGTCCAACCCTTCCTAGATGACCTAGTTAAATGAGATTTCTTATGTCTAAGTTTAAAAAGTGAGAAATTTTATTTACTAagagaattgattgaaaaaatatgaCCAAAAATACCATTAGCAATAGGTTTTATGCCTTTTGACAAACTTAAGGGAACTTTTCAATCTAtaagtgaaaagaaaaaaaaaattaaaaataaaaaaaggaagtgCTAATTCATCATTCAATTgggagaaacaaaataaaataatagtcaACTCATATTTTTCATATTGCCAATAGCACGCACCTTAAAATTATATCTTAAGGTAAATTTTCATCCCCCCTCTCTCCACTTCTCTCCGGTCTTCCTGTAAGTAGTGCTCTTTCTTGTTTAAAATACGAAACCAAGAAGAACAGCATTCAGAACATGCCACCATTAGAGAGATTTATCACACGGAGGCAGGCAGGTACCCTTTACCAGGAGAACCAGCCAACCATTGGAGTCTCTTACATTTACAGCCATAAAATAGAGTCTGATTGTGTCTTCATGGGTCTTCACGTCAAGGGTTTTGTTGTCATTCAAGAAAGGACAGTTCCCCAAACACCCTCACCCACAAATCTGAAATCACTCTAAAGCACAAATCTTTTGTAAGTCTCCTTCCCTACACACATGGCCAGAGCTACTCTCATGTACATAATTAAATCCAAATGCACCATCAGGAGGAAGGGTTGGGTTAGCCATCTGCATTTTTGCCTACATTATTGTACACTATCCGTCACAAGAATTGTCCCCAGAGACAGCACCACTGCTCTGCTCATCTTCATCTTTTGCCGCTTTGCCATCTGCATTCCTGCCTACATTATTGTACACTATCTGTCACAAGAATTGTCCCCAGAGACAGCACCACTGCTCTGCTCATCTTTATCTTTTGCCGCTTTGCCATCGCACCTGAAACCACGGCACAAGAACGATCAAATACTGTTCAATTCCTCCATAATGGTATAAAATGACTAGGTATGACAAATTACTAGAGCCTGCAGAGGTGGCAAATGCTTGGCCCAACTTAGACCATATGCAATATGATCTAGGCAATATCCCAGCATAAAGAATTTTCTTTTCCCTTGCGCTTAATTTCTGATATTTAATTAAGAAATTTCAtccaaaaagaaacaaaaacttATCATACGCTATCTGTCGTACAAATTGCCCTCGGATGCGAGGCCGTTGTTCTGCTAGTCTTTTCCTGCTCTGGTACCGAACCTAAATATAAGAACAAAACAGCAGCAATGGAAAAACCTTCCCAGCTCAACAAAATCACAAATCAAAAGAATAGGAGCTTTTCATCAGGAAAACAAAGCTAAAGGTTCTCTAAAACTCATCTAAAACAAGTCTGAGTATGCATTGGACTGAGAATAGAACAGCAGGTGCCAATGACAAGCCCTGCTAGCAGTACCTGGTGGTGAAATTTGATGATTATCTCCTATTTGTGTGTGCATGTGCTCATCAATAGTTAAATCTGGAATGGGACTTCGTTCCTAACAAAACAATACAATATCCTAGGAAAGTTTGGAAccattgattttttaaaaaataaataaaattcagCACGTGGAACAGAAAGACAAACTTAATTCAACAATGCCACTGCTCTCTATTGAACACACTCAACTAAAAGCTAGTTACCTTTTTCTCAAAGCATCTCTCTTTCCGTTTCTGACGGAATTTGGTTAGGGCAGCCTCTCTCTGTGCACACCGATCTTCATCCAATCCATTCCCACTAATGCCACCAGCTCCACTGTTCGCAGCTGCACCATTGTCACTTTCAATGTTTGTCACTCCAGCATTCAATGCAGTGCTGCTTCCATTCTGTCCATTGCTCCCATGATTACTCCCTGAGGCACTACCATTCATGCTACAGTTCCCAGCATTACCTTCAATCGGCCCACCAAACACATTCGATGATCCACATTGTGGAGCAGCTGCTGCCATGTTCTTCAGTGAACGATCATCATGATCTGGTTGTGACTGCTGCTGCTGCATGTTATGGACATGATGGTGATAATGGTGGTAATGATGATGATGGTGCTGGACCTGGACATGGAGGTGGGAGCCTCTTGATTCATCTTGTACAGTGTCAACTGCCAAATCATCTGCCTTTCCAGGCAAAACTTGTGGAGCTTGACATACTTGACCATTCTGCACAGGTTGGAAGGTAGGGGAGTGAAAATATCTGAACGCTGATATGGACTCCGATTTCTCATTTATGGCATCTGACCTCAGGATAGCCTGTTTAGTGGTGGAGGCCATGTCGTTGTTGCTACTCCCATGGGACTGCTGGTTGGCAGGAGTGCCACTAGAATTAGATGCAAAATTGTGCATTGATTCCGCCTTCATTGCAACTGAGCTATTATCAAGGGGAGAACAGCTTCCTACATTCCCAGTGGGAGCCTGATTAACAATGGAAAGAAAAATTATACCCGCACAACATTACCAGCTTGACTCCTCTACAAGTACATTCTCTTCAACAGTTATTCACACCAGCCTGCTGCTAATAATTTTAAGCCATTCTAGACCCGCCAGggtaaaaaaaaaagtgatgctGCTGTCATTTcaagcaaaaaaacaaaaacaattttaCTGGAGCACCAGTTTCTCTTTTCAGTGAAATGACAGCAGCAACCCTCCAAAGACTAATGTGCTATACTTGTTAAAAGCCACAACAGAAGTTACTCGCCATCTATGGTgctatactttacctgattagaAGAAGAAGCATTATTGTATCTGCgcagaaaaagaaaaatggagtttcaaatatgattaaaatacaTCTTGCCAGGATTTTTTTCCAGAAATATTCATTGAAATATATTTACAGTTCTTCGATTTTGAGCAAACAAACAATTCTTACTTTGAGAATGCTGACAGGTCAGAATGTCGCAAAACATTCCTTACATCATGTGTAGCAGTTCCAGCATCAATCGCTCCTCTCAGCCTTCTTAAACTTAGCTCAAGAGATGGCAGTTCTCTAGAATTGCAGCTCACTTTATCATTATTTTGTGAAATATCAGAAATGCCAGTTGGAGCCTCCGTAGCTCTACTGTGTACTAGAGGGTTAGTACAATTGACAATTGGATTCATTAGATTTGCAGCTTGTTCCCTCATTTTACCACTCATATTTTCAGTGCCGTGTTCTAATTGTCCTTTGTCAAATGGCTTTGTTTCTAGGTCAGGCAATTTATTCTGACGCTTGCTTCTTGACTGAACTGGAAACTTCTCATCTCGATGATCAAGTGGTAAATCTGCATTCCTAGATACTCCTATTTCCAAATGTTTGCCCATTGCAGCATGGTCTATTAAATAGAATGCACAACGAAGCATTAGAATTGGAAAGAAACCACAAATATGCAAAGAAGCTCAATATATAATCATTGCTAAGGCATACCCTGTTCTTCATCCTGCTCTCGGTACTCTTTCGTCTCAGTAATATGCACCCAAGTGTCACTAACTGTCTCTGGTTTTGTATGGATGACTTGGGCACAAGTGCTATCAGGAGCATCAGCCAGTTGATCCCATGGGGATAATGGCTGGGGGCTGTCAGTTTCTGCTGCCCTTTTTGTCCATGAACTCTGCAAAATATGAACATAATTTAACTCCAACATCAATCTTAGTTCATCATCAGCTAAATTCATAAAATGTGTATGCTTTTAGTGCCTGTAAGATCAACAAGTCCTTATGAAAGAAAATATAAGCAATAATGGCAAACACCACATCTAAATAATGAAAACTTAGAATTAGATTGCATAATTTTTAGAACTAGAACATTGCAAAGAATCACTGACCAAATGGGCATCCTCTACATACTT
This region includes:
- the LOC131149688 gene encoding two-component response regulator-like PRR73 codes for the protein METGPHGAGNGGLVEQNNLMWDERKLDSNGVVDEGQCLGSSEEDECRIKNVAEDVNNGPEGMIQVHDGLQRPQQQPQGPVIRWERFLPVGTLKVLLVENDDSTRHVVSALLRNCSYEVTAVANGLQAWNILENLTNHIDLVLTEVVMPFLTGIGLLCKIMSHKTLNNIPVIMMSSHDSMGIVFKCLSKGAVDFLAKPIRKNELKNLWQHVWRRCHSSSGSGSESGTQTKKYAKSNSNEESENNTGSSDERDNGSIGLSNRNGSDNGSGTQSSWTKRAAETDSPQPLSPWDQLADAPDSTCAQVIHTKPETVSDTWVHITETKEYREQDEEQDHAAMGKHLEIGVSRNADLPLDHRDEKFPVQSRSKRQNKLPDLETKPFDKGQLEHGTENMSGKMREQAANLMNPIVNCTNPLVHSRATEAPTGISDISQNNDKVSCNSRELPSLELSLRRLRGAIDAGTATHDVRNVLRHSDLSAFSKYNNASSSNQAPTGNVGSCSPLDNSSVAMKAESMHNFASNSSGTPANQQSHGSSNNDMASTTKQAILRSDAINEKSESISAFRYFHSPTFQPVQNGQVCQAPQVLPGKADDLAVDTVQDESRGSHLHVQVQHHHHHYHHYHHHVHNMQQQQSQPDHDDRSLKNMAAAAPQCGSSNVFGGPIEGNAGNCSMNGSASGSNHGSNGQNGSSTALNAGVTNIESDNGAAANSGAGGISGNGLDEDRCAQREAALTKFRQKRKERCFEKKVRYQSRKRLAEQRPRIRGQFVRQIACDGKAAKDKDEQSSGAVSGDNSCDR